The following is a genomic window from Malus sylvestris chromosome 12, drMalSylv7.2, whole genome shotgun sequence.
AATTCAGTTATAAAAATTGTTTTATGATATATCAAGTTTACAAAACattttatttaggaaattattAGTGACACTCCAAAAATATCATTGTGCATTTTTAtaaatagtattttttttctttctaaatataaaaaattcgaAATGTAGAATTAAATTTTCagagtgccaataacatttttttttaaattgaaaaaaaaagttagaacTGAGCCACCACTTTCATCTTTTTCAATAACATATATAAAGTATAATGTTATTCATCTTTTTCATTGAAGAAGTTGaagttttaccataaaatcaattagaTATATGGGGAATaacccaacttacttataagtccATGCAAGGTTCATCCACTCATCAATGTGGGATGcattctcaacacgccccctcacgtgtgacaaattttcaagcctaacatgtGTACAACACAACAGGGTAATGTGGAGTGTGTGTGGCCGTTTGACATCATACGTAAGACAATATACTCTAATACcatgaagaagttgaggttcgaccataaaaccaattagctATATGAGAAGTAGCCCAACTTATTTATAAGCCTATGTAAGGCTCCTTTCATCAACGAGATTCGTCGTAAAGACGTACTTAGTTAAGGGTAGTTTTTTAAATGTAGTCCAGGGTGGTTTCTATATAACTCAATGTATCTCTCACTCGTCAATATCATGCAATGAAAAGCCAAATTGAATTCTCTTCTTCCTAGCTTTCCCTCTCAtatctttcttcctctctacTTCATTTCTTTCAACTCCTGTGTTAACAGGATAGAAGGTGAAAATATCAGAGAAACCTTTCTGCACAAACCTTCGAACCAAATATCCTCTCCTGTATCTATCTCCTTCTAAAATGAGTTTTAATAATTGGAGAATCCTTTTTGCTACAGTATTTTTTGTACCAATACTGATCTGCGATGCAAGTTCTTTTCAAGCATTTGAAGAGTGGACCGCAGTGCACGGCCGTGTCTACTCCAGCGCTGAAGAACGAGAGCTGCGCCTCGCGATATTCAAAAACAACTTTGAATTTGTGGAGAAATTTAACAAGAATGGGAAAGGTTTTACCGTCGGCCTCAATCATTTTGCCGACTTGACTACTGAAGAGATCACCAACGGGTACTGCTGCAGATTAGTGCAGTCTGATTCGACCACTAACATGACAATCTCAGACAATGTTGTTGCTGTCGGAAACATCGACAACAGTACATGCAGCAGCATCGATTGGGTTGAGTATGGGGTAGTCACCCCAGTGAGGGATCAGACAGAAGAATGTGGTACGTATACGTAACCATATTTAGCATGCTTATTGtgctgttctttttttttttttttttttccacatacTTAACCGCATTTGGAATTGAACAAAAGAAATTAAGGAACTGAAGAAACCAAATTATATTCTCATGTTATTCATCACTGAAGAAACTCTCATCTTTTGGCATCTATTTCTGTGGTTGAGCAGCAGAATAAGAGTGTTAAAGTTGGGGTTAAGTGTGTGTTAAATAGATGTACAGAAACTTTAAAGTCAATTTTGTGATCATTATTTAAATGCTAAAATTAAGTTTCGAATGTTGATGGCAGCATGTTGTTGGGCGTTTGCCGCAGTTACCGGAATAGAAGGAATTTATGGAATAAAAAGGGGGAAGGACAAGATGGTGCCGGTGTCCCCACAGCAGCTTGTCGACTGTGACGAGTTTAGTGATGGCTGCAAGGGTGGCCTCGAGGCTAATGCATATGACTATGTCTCCAAGAGAGGGATCGTGAGTGAGGCCAGTTATCCTTACAAGGCAAAGAAAGGTGAATGCAACCGAGAGATATTAGAAAGTCTACCCGTTGTCACCCGGATCAATCGATATCACCATGTGTTGCCGAGAGACGAGGAGACCCTGACAAGGGCTGTGTGTCGACAGCCAGTGACCGTCGGAATTGATTCCAGAAGCGCAGCTTTTTATTATTACAAAGGTGGGATTTTTAGAGACGAATGTGGCACTGATTTGATACACAGTGTCACCATAGTCGGTATCGGGAGGGACGAGTCTGGCACCGAATACTGGAAAATCAAGAATTCCTGGGGCAAGGAATGGGGAGAGGGAGGCTACATGAAACTTCTCAAAGATGGTAGCCCGAATGGACACTGTGGCATTACCATGGATGCTACCTATCCAGTGATCGATTGAGTAACAGAACATTAATCATTATATGtaagtctatatatatatacacatacacacaaacaTAAGGAGACTGTGTTCGAGGATATATGTGTGGTTAAAGATCTGTTAGTTTTATTAATTACATGGTTATTTTATAATATGCAAAGCCATTACAGTTTACATGCATAGAAGATTATTATTGCACGTTTTGCCGATTTATTGCCACCCAAAAAATTCATCTATTTCAATATATCTTCAcccaactttttaaaaaaaaacttatataaaCCTATAAGTGTACCCACAACTTTCCAAATATAACCTAAGGATTTTTCCAAGTTTTGCCCACACAACCAAACTCCAAACACACCAACCTAAGAACTTTTCCATGGTTCAGGAGCACAATTTTCCAGTACAGATTGCCTGAGGTAATGATCCCACTAAACTTATAGAGCTATGTAGTATGtgtgttaaaattttaaacactATACGTGTGACTAACGAAAATTTCCAAACTAATATAGCTCAAGATGCTTCATGTGTCAGACAATCAATTTAGTACTTGTAATTGACCGAAaatcatcttcttttttttttttttttgaaaaggaTGTCCAATATCGTGGAACTGGCGGGATCATTGATTGTGTTAAAATATCGCACCTCGACAACGTTTCtgagaaaaaagaagaatttaAATATTCTAAACTCCACTCCTTGTGATAAAACTCTACACAATATTCTTTGGTTTCCACCCGAaagcttttatttttcttcgGAGGCTACCCTATTAATCCAATTTTTTTAGTTCTCAGGGATTACCTCCCGAAAGCTCTTTGGTTCATTCTTCCCTACGCATTTGATGGTTACTTCCCGAATCCTTCTGTTTATGTTTGCTGGCCGGTTATCGTCTGAATATATCTGTTACTTCCGGTAGTGGACCGAAATGATCTCTTTTGTTCTTTAGATCCTCGTTCGCCGAACATGTCgtgcttttgatgaaaatgagtTATTAGAATGCCATTGCCATTGAACAATCAATGCACTAATATAAATGATCGATCAAGCATATTTTATTACCTTGTTTCTTGACCGAACTCCTATATATCTAACCCCACCAAACCAAAATACAAAATCCAAACCAAAACGGAATTGCATTTAATCAGTTGATATCGACCTAAAGGGTTAAGTTGACTGTTTTCAGCAAAACCATGCAAATTGGTTGTCtattgtatatatacatatatatgaagaaATGCGTGTTTGTTTTGTATTATTGTACGGATAAATTGATTTGGAGTTAATTATACTCTGATTCATGTCCTCTAATCCATGAACTACTTTTGTTTCGTTCATTTACTCAGCCATGTGACTTGATATTTTTTAGGGATACTTTGGAagcggtccctaatccttaacattcttttattaaaaccttaataatattcaaagtttgatcaaagtcccttgactttgcatacctcattatattactattaatatttatatttttatagttttgacattaattgtttgatattttatgagatttataatcctataaatttaaaatccctcattataatactattagaaacggttacaatacaaaaaattcaaacattttgatttaataaatggataaaaactatgtaaacataagaaataacaaatggcaaaagaatgtatccatagtgttaaaaaaattggtacattttacaaaaaaataggtacatttcacatataacaaagtggtacattaataaagaagaatgggtacattataaaactaaaaagaaaatactacaaatgaatttttagggtacagataaaagattaaaaaattatgagtacaaatgaattttttaaaaatataggtgctaaaagaaattaatacatgggtacaaaataaaactaaaaagaaaatactacaaattttaaaaaaatgttgcaaattaaaagtgggtacaaactaaaaatataaatatatgatacaaagtttaggcataaaacataaatataccatatgtaatttttctatcattgattaaatatacaatgcgcgtgacggtatacacatgagtacaaacacaaataaaattttaaaaaattgggcacaaaaagaaactaatatatgggtacaaattaaaaatgaaaagaaaattggtacaaattaaaaaatatttgcaaattaaaaataggtacaaactaaaaataaaaatatatgataaaaaatttagccataaatataaatatactaattgtaacatttttaacactaaatgattatatttaaaaataaaaatattttattattcaaataattaatgatgttattaatacccaaggaccttaatcaaaaattgaaaatgaatagtattttaatcaatggagtaacaaaaagaaggatgagaacctaattttcccTATTTTTTATCATTCTATAACTCTACAAACAACTCTAATCCTTAATTTAGGTCGACATCATCTTAAAAATGAATTGATAATAACAAAGGAAATAGGTCGTTGAAAACCCTCCACATGCGAAACTCCACCTCTCAATGTATCTGCAACAATATTTTATCTGAAGGCATCTTGGTTCCAGAACATCCTGATGAACACAGAACAACAGTACCCTACTATAGTCTCCAGACCTATTTGGACTCAAATCCCTTAATTTACCCAATTATCCAACCTCCACGCGAAAAGTTTGTTTCAGAAACTGCATTTGTTTCAGAATAAATTTTTAATAGTTGAGATTTCATATCTAACGTTTCAAACTTAGTTTTTAAGAAACATACTGtaatcatttttttatattaattatatttaggAGAGAGGGGAGAGCTagaactattacaataatttaggggaTGAGTTTCGAACTAAGAACGCATGGGTGAAAACTCAATACCCTACCCATTAGGACATTTAATCACATGCAACATATGCAATCatatatttccaacaatctttggcataattttgttattaataCTTTTTATTTGATACAATTTTCATGAACAATTGAATACAACTATACAAGCAAGTTCATCGACTAACAAAAGTCATATTTGTCTAGTTATAGCTTGATTTGATatcataaaaattacatgtataaataggaagccaaaCATTCTAGAAAGAGTCAAAAGCACTTTTCAATATTTTACTAAGCATTAAAATCACTTTTTATTGtgtaaacaattttttttcactaaACAACAAACTGTTTCTTTGTAACACAAGtgttattaacaaaaaaattgcaaaataaaagcaTTTTATAAAGAAGAATTTTCAAACGAATCCTTATACAGAGTAAGAAATTTAGCTCAACTCTTAAATTACTACTCTACCAGGATCGATACCAAAACTAAACCCCTTGGTCTACAGTGTTAACCAAGTATCTCAGGTTCTATGAatgtagagaaagagagaaagaaaattgTAGACAGAAAAATAGGAGGGAGAATATGATTGAATTGATATCTTGTTTAATAAGGAAGCTATTACAAGATAGCATATTTATAGTCATAGTTAACCGACTCTTTTAACAAATATAACATACAAGCTAATCTGTTTATATGTGGCATCATCTTAGCCTTACAATCTTATACTTCTAACATCCCCCTCAATCTCATCCTTGGAGCTGCAAAGCATTAGATTGTTACAATGAACCTTAAACAAAGGAGCACTCAATCCTTTTGTGAGAATATCAACAAATTGTTCTTGAGATGAAACAAACTGAACAAGTAATTTCTTCTTGGCAAGCCTCTCTCGAACAAAGTGAACATCTATCTCAATATGCTTAGTTCGCTGATGTTGAACTGGATTGAAGGATAAGGCAATTGCTGAAAGATTATCACAAAACAGCACAGGGGAAGAACTAATggaaacctgcaaaaatgccaGAATTTGTTGTATCTAGTTTAATTCAGCAGCTGTTGAAGACATTGCCCGATATTCAGCTTCAGTAGATAATCGAGAAACAGTTTGTTGTTTCTTAGATGACCAAGAGATGGGATTGGTACCTAAGAAGACAACTAAACCGGTTGTAGACCTCTTTTTCATTAGGATCTCCAGCCCGGTCAACATCACTAAAAGCTTTTAGATTCAAATCACCCTTGGAATATGTTAACCCTAGATGCATAGTCCCTTTTAAGTATCTTAAGATCCTCTTCACAGCTGTAAAATGAGAATTCATTGGTTCTTGCATAAACTGGCACACCTGATGAACAGAAAAGGCAATATCAGGCCTAGTGAATGTAAGGTACTGATGAGCCCCTACTATACTCTTATACATGGTTGGATTGTTATAGGGTTGACCATCATCCTTCAAAAGCCAATTATAAGGAAGACATGGAGTATCACAAGCTTTAGAGTCaatcatttatgttttatgcagcAGATCTTGTATGTATTTAGTTTGGGATAAGAACAGACCATTTGTATGTTTAGTAATTTGAATCCCCAGAAAAAAATGTAAAGGCCCCAAATCCTTGATATCAAACTTAGTTGTTAGAGAGTGAATGACCTGTGTAATTGCTACAGAACTGCTCCCTGTGAtgattatatcatcaacatacaacAATAAAATCACAACAGTTTCACCAGCTTGcttgaaaaagagagaaaaatcagAATAGGTATTTTGAAACCCCATAGAAGGTAGAAATGCAATGAACCTTTCATTCCAAGCCCGATGGGCTTGTTTCAACCCATAAAGGGACTTGTGTAACTTACAAACTAGATCAGGATTATTAGCATCTACAAACCCTAGAGGTTGAGCCATATATACTTCTTCTTGAAGAATGCCATGCAAAAAAGCGTTTTTGACATCAAGTTGTCTAAATGGCCAATCAAATTGAGTTGCCAATGCCAACATTAACCTGACAGTAGTTGGCTTCACCACAGGACTGAAGGTTTCTCCATAGTCTAAACCAGGTTCCTGGCTAAACCCTTTTGCTACCAATCGAGCTTTATGCCGAGCCATAGATCCATCAAAGTTCTTTTTGATCTTGAATACCCATTTGCAGCCCACTAAGTTCTTTTGTGGTGGTAAAGAAACCAAACTCCATGTCCCTTGTTTATACAATGTATCCAGTTTCTCTTTCATAGCATTTAACCAAACTGGAACCTTGAGTGCGGACTTGTAACTAACAGGTTCCACCAAAGAAAGATCAACATTTGTAGATTCATCAAATGTTGTCAAGAGTGCCTTCTTTTTAACAATTCCACTTTTACTCCTTGTTTGCATAAGATGTAAATTTAGTGGAGGTATTGTCAACACAACTTGAAGACTATCAGGACTAAAATCAAGTTCCACAGGGATCTTAGGATAGGAATTTGCAGCTGCAGTATTGGACTGAGATATAGGATTTTGGGTTACTGTTTGTGAGAGTACTGATGGAGTTTGAGTGGAAACAGGATGTTGTAATGGTGTAGCAACAGGACTATGAGATGATAATCTTTGTGACACAGGTATAGAAGATGTATGTGATGATGAATGAGATGGGAATGTAACTAATTCATTAAGACTATTAGTGACAGGTAATGGATATGTAAAAGTAGCTGCTTTAGAGGACCGTGTATGTGTCTTATATGAAGAAGTAGTTGCTGTCAATAAGGCTGAGTAAGGAAACTCTTGTTCATCAAAGATCACATGCCTAGAAATGTAGAACTTTTGACTTAACACCTCATAACAGATATACCCTTTATATTTGGAAGCATACCCAAGAAAAACACATTTGGTTGTTTTTGGTTGCAATTTGGTATTGTTGTAAGGCTTAAGAAGAGGATAACAGGTACACCCAAAAACCCTTAAATGTGAAATTAAAGGTAACTCCCCAAACAAAAGCTCAAAAGGTGACTTATTCTGCAAAATTGCAGAGGGCATCCTAGTTATGAGATAATTGGCAGTTTGACAACCAAATGACCAAAATTGGGATGGCAACTAAGCATTTTGAAGAAGGGTAATTGTGGTTTCTACCAAGTGTCTATGTTTCCTCTCTGCTAACCCGTTTTGCTCAAGGGTATAAGGACAAGATATTTGATGGGAAATTCCATTTTTCTTAAGAAACCTTTGAAACCTGTTACTAAGGTATTCCCCACCCCCATCACTTTGCAACATTTGAAGTGAAACTGAGAATTGATTCAACACaaatgaataaaaaccaacaaaTGTGTCAAACAAATATGATTTATTAATAAGAGGAAACATCTAACAACACCGAGTACATTAATCAATGAATGTTACATAATATCTAAAACCATCAGTAGAAATACATGGTGCTGGACCCCAAATGTCACTATGAACAACTTCAAAGGGTTTAACGGCCTTATTTACACTACAATGAAATGGCAGTTTGCTAAACTTGCCTTCTAAGCAGCTTTGACACAACACAGGTAATGAAGATTTTGTACAAGGTACTTTAGCTTTACTAAGCATTAAAGACATAATGGGGTTTGAGGGATAACCTAGTCTACTATGTAACATcacacatcgcccaggggagtgatccttaaatgtatattctcattcctacctagcacgaggccttgtGGGAGCTTACttgcttcgggttccattggcactctaaagttaagcgagtttgcgcgagagcatTCATAGgatgggtaacccactgggaagttgttcGTATGTTCcgagaaacaaaaccatgagggcatggttggggcctaaagcggacaatatcatgctacggtgatggagcgggcccgggaaatggtccgccccgggccgggatgtgacaatttggtatcagagccaatccctggccggaagtgtgccgacgaggacgtcaggcccATAAGGGGGTggactgtaacatcccacattacCTAggagagtggatcctgtaagccttatatgtatattcccatctttactTAGAGCAAGgatttttgggagctcactggcttcggagttcatcggaactctgaagttcaGCGAGTAGTGCAcaagagcactcccatgatgggtgacccactgggaagcacaatattgtccgctttgggccccgactacggcctcacggttttgtttctgggaactcacactagaatttcccagtgggtcatccatcatgggattgctctcacgcgctacttgcttaacttcagagttccgatgaactccgaagccagtgagcttccaaaagacCTCGCtctaggtaaagatgagaatatacatataaggcttatatgatccactcccctggcgatgtaggatgttacatACTCTGCCAAATAGTAGATGTGACAAGCTGACCAAGGAAAGCTATTGGTTGCAGAATCGATTTCTGAGTCGCAGGATGATGATTGACAAGTAAAGATATTGGATATAGCCCATTACTGCAAATTCCTTTGAACAATATCCTTCATGTGGCCTTGTCCTGTATCCAAAAATTATATGCATCAAATATTAGCCAACAGTTGTTGTCTAGACAGATTCTATGCACATATAACAAGTTTTGAGACAATTGAGGCACATATAGTATAGAATTCAGCTTAATGGGATGAATATGAGGCTTGAGAATTGTACTCCCAATATGAGATATTCTCATACCTTCACCATTAGTAGTTTGCACTGTTTCAGAAGTAGGATAAGGAGTGGCCAAGGTCAAGTTGTTGAAGTCAGCAGTCATATGGTTGGTTGCACCGGAGTCAACAATCCAAACTTGAGGAAAAACAGCTTGAGTGAAGGAAATTCCAGGTGTTGACTGTGAGGGTTGAGAAAACACAGTTTTCATTGCTTGCATAGAGTATTGTGGAGTATAGGAATTATTAGACATGTCAAACTGTTGTTGTAAAAATTGAGGATCTTTATCCTTGTGAAAACAATATTGAGCATTATGATTCTGCTTGCCACAAATGTAACACCTAGGCCTAGACCTAAATTGATTAGGACAGAAAGGTGCAATGTGCCCTTCTTGATAACATAGTTGACAAGTATTATAAGGATCATGATAACCACCATAAGCTTGCTGAGGTGCATGACCAAGAACACCTGGACTTGAAGTTGGAAGCACTCGAGTTTAAGTGTGATATGACTGCATTGGCATGTTAAACCTGTTTCCTTGATTGAACTTGCCCTTTCCTTTGTATTTATTGTTGTACTGCCTAAAACCATAGTTGGATTGCCCATAATTAGGAGAATTGCCAGATGATTGATCATTAGAACCCCTGTCAGTAGTAGGAGCATTGGTAGCCAACATTGCAGACAACATCTGAGCATTAGTACTTGCTTCAACAATTGCTTT
Proteins encoded in this region:
- the LOC126593928 gene encoding stem bromelain-like, yielding MSFNNWRILFATVFFVPILICDASSFQAFEEWTAVHGRVYSSAEERELRLAIFKNNFEFVEKFNKNGKGFTVGLNHFADLTTEEITNGYCCRLVQSDSTTNMTISDNVVAVGNIDNSTCSSIDWVEYGVVTPVRDQTEECACCWAFAAVTGIEGIYGIKRGKDKMVPVSPQQLVDCDEFSDGCKGGLEANAYDYVSKRGIVSEASYPYKAKKGECNREILESLPVVTRINRYHHVLPRDEETLTRAVCRQPVTVGIDSRSAAFYYYKGGIFRDECGTDLIHSVTIVGIGRDESGTEYWKIKNSWGKEWGEGGYMKLLKDGSPNGHCGITMDATYPVID